A genome region from Methylobacterium sp. FF17 includes the following:
- a CDS encoding metallophosphoesterase family protein, producing the protein MAVWFTSDTHFGDPRILRIDKRPYPDLAAHDAALIAAWNAVVAPQDEVWHLGDFALGPSEVRVAEILAALPGTKHLIVGNNDGPGTLAAPGWASVGHYAEITVEARRLVLCHYAFRTWNGIGRGALNLHGHSHNRLKPIPRQYDVGVDAQGPAPVSLATILTSRRRRAAAHKKAEP; encoded by the coding sequence ATGGCAGTCTGGTTCACCAGCGACACGCATTTCGGCGATCCGCGCATTCTGCGGATCGACAAGCGGCCCTACCCCGATCTCGCCGCGCACGACGCGGCCCTGATCGCCGCCTGGAATGCCGTGGTGGCGCCGCAGGACGAGGTCTGGCACCTCGGCGACTTCGCCCTCGGTCCGTCCGAGGTCCGCGTCGCCGAGATCCTGGCGGCCCTGCCGGGCACCAAGCACCTCATCGTCGGCAACAATGACGGCCCCGGAACGCTGGCGGCGCCCGGCTGGGCTTCCGTGGGACACTACGCCGAGATCACCGTGGAAGCGCGGCGCCTCGTGCTCTGCCACTACGCCTTCCGGACCTGGAACGGGATCGGGCGCGGTGCCCTCAACCTGCACGGACATTCGCACAACAGGCTGAAGCCGATCCCCCGCCAGTACGATGTCGGTGTCGATGCGCAGGGCCCTGCGCCGGTCAGCCTGGCAACGATCCTGACGTCAAGGCGCCGTCGAGCCGCAGCGCACAAAAAAGCGGAACCATAG
- the flaF gene encoding flagellar biosynthesis regulator FlaF encodes MSYGASAYARVAQTALSPREAEAAVLIKAAGRLQAIQADWANQAPALNEALNFNQKVWTIIAGAATAPESPLPVEIKNNIAELSTFVFKRMIDTLIEPSAEKLTALISINQNIAAGLRQ; translated from the coding sequence ATGTCGTACGGAGCCAGCGCCTATGCCCGTGTTGCACAGACCGCGCTGTCGCCGCGCGAAGCCGAGGCGGCCGTTCTGATCAAGGCTGCCGGCCGCCTTCAGGCGATCCAGGCCGATTGGGCCAACCAGGCTCCCGCCCTGAACGAGGCCCTGAACTTCAACCAGAAGGTCTGGACGATCATCGCCGGGGCCGCGACCGCGCCGGAAAGCCCGCTGCCCGTCGAGATCAAGAACAACATCGCCGAGCTCTCGACCTTCGTGTTCAAGCGGATGATCGATACGCTGATCGAGCCGAGCGCAGAGAAGCTGACCGCCCTCATCAGCATCAACCAGAACATCGCCGCCGGCCTTCGGCAGTAA
- a CDS encoding flagellar biosynthesis repressor FlbT → MPLKIELKPGERLLIGGASIRNGPRRSSFVIETVTTFLRGGDIILESEADTACKRLYLTLTVLYLAEPTPEAEDLFVRQANALMAAAPSMAPYLRDIHDRLAEGERYRALKRCRDLIQYEQSLADRLASPGEPEP, encoded by the coding sequence ATGCCCCTGAAGATCGAACTCAAGCCGGGGGAGCGCCTGCTCATCGGAGGGGCCTCCATCCGCAACGGGCCGCGCCGGTCGAGCTTCGTCATCGAGACGGTGACGACCTTCCTGCGTGGCGGCGACATCATCCTGGAAAGCGAGGCCGACACGGCCTGCAAGCGCCTCTACCTCACGCTGACGGTGCTCTATCTCGCCGAGCCGACGCCGGAGGCCGAGGACCTCTTCGTGCGGCAGGCCAACGCCCTGATGGCGGCCGCGCCGAGCATGGCGCCCTACCTGCGCGACATCCACGACCGGCTCGCGGAGGGCGAACGCTACCGCGCGCTCAAGCGCTGCCGGGACCTGATCCAGTACGAGCAGAGCCTCGCCGACCGGCTGGCCTCACCGGGCGAACCGGAGCCGTGA
- a CDS encoding flagellin N-terminal helical domain-containing protein, with amino-acid sequence MSSGITLTAATRQNLLSLQGTADLLTQTQNRLSTGKKVNSALDDPTSFFTSQALSGRSGDLGNLLNGISNGVQTIQTANQGITSIQKLVDSAKSTANQALADKSATTSGLAATAATVSGSKSFQGLAGTSDGTQDFSSLGKDGSIDISLDGGTTKSTIRLDSSTLGNNSSDLTKVSASQIVSAINSQISNTAALKGKVSASVGSDGRINFATTSAGATQKLSVAGSASSTLDIGFGKAATAKVATVTATGANVGASTAFSGGNSAEFTINDGLKSVSVKIDENSATDDSGGTVGTTGDQTEVLAAINKQLKDGGSSVTASINSSNKLVFSSTDSGPDAQLTVTAGNGGVDLGYGGAYTTGAGTAAGAAGAFTVTGGATVAAPPNLANGNSAQFTVQATGGTAITIKLDATSLDGATPPVALGESPTQARVAAAINKQLQAGGNTTTTATITGNALIFTDTNATTGPTVTFTADSIGLGFGSTSANTAGTFSAGTGTAATGLSSTGSDATDGSAKAVVNGNVALTTASDLSTKNANFTIQIGTGTAKTIKIDNTTGATAASTTKQEILDSINKQINADTGLAGNVVASLDANDKLVISSTAAGASQKITIQAAQGTTASLNADIGFGLQASSVAGQGPATAVSGFGKDSTGSTNTTRQTLAKQFNEILNQITQQAKDSSYNGINLLYRSGTDSTENSLKVTFNETGSSSLTIAGAKLDSDGLGLTASTGGFQTDTEINQTLTAITSATSQLRAQSSTFGSNLSIVQNRQDFSKNLINILDTGSANLTNADLNEEAANSQALSTRQSIGISALSLANTAQQGILQLLR; translated from the coding sequence ATGTCTTCCGGCATCACCCTTACCGCCGCCACGCGCCAGAACCTGCTCTCGCTCCAGGGCACGGCGGACCTCCTGACCCAGACCCAGAACCGCCTCTCCACGGGCAAGAAGGTCAACTCGGCCCTCGACGATCCGACGAGCTTCTTCACCTCGCAGGCTCTGTCCGGCCGCTCGGGCGATCTCGGCAACCTGCTCAACGGCATCTCGAACGGCGTCCAGACCATCCAGACCGCCAACCAAGGTATCACCTCGATCCAGAAGCTGGTCGATTCGGCCAAGTCGACGGCCAATCAGGCGCTGGCCGACAAGAGCGCCACCACCAGCGGCCTCGCCGCCACCGCCGCCACCGTGAGCGGCAGCAAGAGCTTCCAAGGCCTCGCCGGTACGTCCGACGGCACTCAGGACTTCTCGTCGCTGGGCAAGGACGGTTCGATCGATATTTCGCTCGACGGCGGCACCACCAAATCGACGATCCGTCTCGACTCGTCCACGCTGGGCAACAACAGCAGCGACCTGACGAAGGTCTCGGCTAGCCAGATCGTGTCCGCGATCAACAGCCAGATATCCAACACCGCCGCTCTGAAGGGCAAGGTTTCGGCCTCCGTCGGGAGCGACGGGCGTATCAACTTCGCGACCACCTCCGCCGGCGCAACGCAGAAACTGTCCGTGGCAGGCTCCGCCAGCTCGACGCTGGATATCGGCTTCGGCAAGGCAGCAACGGCCAAGGTCGCGACCGTGACCGCAACTGGCGCAAACGTCGGCGCATCCACCGCTTTCTCCGGCGGGAACTCAGCAGAGTTCACCATCAACGACGGTCTCAAGTCCGTTTCCGTCAAGATCGACGAGAACAGCGCTACGGATGATAGCGGCGGAACTGTCGGAACAACGGGTGATCAGACCGAAGTGCTGGCCGCCATTAACAAGCAACTCAAGGACGGTGGCTCGTCGGTCACGGCCAGCATCAATTCCAGCAACAAGCTCGTATTCTCCTCGACCGATTCCGGCCCCGACGCTCAGTTAACTGTTACGGCCGGTAACGGCGGTGTCGATTTGGGATATGGTGGTGCCTACACGACCGGTGCGGGAACGGCTGCTGGTGCCGCCGGCGCGTTCACTGTCACAGGCGGCGCGACGGTTGCTGCGCCCCCGAACTTGGCGAACGGTAACAGTGCCCAGTTCACTGTCCAGGCTACTGGCGGCACAGCAATCACGATCAAGCTCGACGCGACGAGCCTCGATGGCGCCACCCCTCCGGTCGCGCTGGGCGAGTCGCCAACCCAGGCCAGGGTAGCGGCGGCTATCAACAAGCAGCTGCAGGCCGGCGGCAACACCACAACGACAGCCACCATCACCGGTAACGCTCTGATCTTCACCGATACGAACGCTACGACTGGCCCGACGGTAACGTTCACCGCGGACTCGATCGGCCTCGGGTTTGGTTCGACTTCAGCCAACACCGCAGGCACGTTCTCGGCCGGCACCGGAACGGCCGCCACCGGCCTGTCCTCGACCGGTTCGGATGCGACCGACGGGTCGGCGAAGGCTGTCGTTAACGGCAACGTTGCCCTGACCACCGCCTCCGACCTGAGCACAAAGAACGCGAACTTCACCATCCAGATCGGCACCGGAACGGCGAAGACGATCAAGATTGACAACACCACGGGTGCGACTGCTGCATCGACCACGAAGCAGGAAATCCTCGACTCCATCAACAAGCAGATCAACGCGGATACGGGTCTTGCCGGCAACGTCGTGGCTAGCCTCGATGCGAACGACAAGCTCGTCATCAGCTCCACGGCCGCCGGCGCCAGCCAGAAGATCACCATCCAGGCGGCGCAAGGCACGACGGCTAGTCTCAATGCCGATATCGGCTTTGGCCTTCAGGCTTCGAGCGTGGCCGGTCAGGGTCCCGCAACGGCCGTCTCCGGCTTCGGCAAGGACAGCACAGGCTCCACCAACACCACTCGGCAGACCCTCGCGAAGCAGTTCAACGAAATCCTGAACCAGATCACCCAGCAGGCGAAGGATTCGAGCTACAACGGCATCAACCTGCTCTACCGCAGCGGGACGGATTCCACCGAGAACTCGCTGAAGGTGACCTTCAATGAGACAGGTTCGTCGAGCCTGACCATCGCGGGCGCCAAGCTGGACTCGGATGGCCTTGGCCTCACCGCCTCGACCGGCGGCTTCCAGACCGACACCGAGATCAACCAGACTCTGACGGCAATCACCTCCGCGACCAGCCAGCTTCGTGCTCAGTCCTCGACCTTCGGTTCGAACCTCTCCATCGTGCAGAACCGTCAGGACTTCTCGAAGAACCTGATCAACATCCTCGACACCGGCTCGGCCAACCTGACGAACGCGGACCTCAACGAGGAAGCCGCCAACTCGCAGGCCCTGTCGACCCGCCAGTCGATCGGCATCTCGGCCCTCTCGCTCGCCAACACCGCGCAGCAGGGCATCCTGCAGCTCCTCCGCTAA
- the modC gene encoding molybdenum ABC transporter ATP-binding protein, with the protein MAVAVELALARGAFRLDVAFAAPAGLTALFGRSGSGKSTVITCMAGLARPDRGRIALGSEILLDTDRGLDMPAHRRRIGTVFQEARLMPHLSVRQNLGYGRWFARGRRDVTGLEPEAVIALLGIGHLLDRRPAGLSGGEGQRVAIGRALLSRPRLLLMDEPLAALDAERKAEILPLIERLRDGAGIPIVYVSHAVPEVARLADTIVVLEAGRVAATGPAESILRRGELGTFHAAEAGARLDMVVQGEVGADLTRLSGRAGQLLVPRLALRIGTGVRIHVPARDVLLSLDDPVALSARNRLRGRVLALRDLTEGTVLVEVDCNGAVLSARLTRASARELGLAPGLPVFAIVKSVAFDPHDVGRAGPSVEI; encoded by the coding sequence ATGGCGGTCGCGGTCGAACTCGCCCTGGCGCGCGGCGCCTTCCGCCTCGACGTGGCCTTCGCCGCGCCCGCCGGGCTCACCGCCCTGTTCGGCCGCTCCGGCTCGGGCAAATCCACGGTCATCACCTGCATGGCCGGGCTGGCGCGGCCCGACCGGGGCCGGATCGCGCTCGGGTCCGAGATCCTACTCGACACGGATCGTGGCCTCGACATGCCCGCTCACCGCCGCCGGATCGGCACGGTGTTCCAGGAGGCGCGGCTGATGCCCCACCTCTCAGTGCGGCAGAATCTCGGTTACGGCCGCTGGTTCGCGCGCGGGCGCCGGGATGTCACCGGCCTGGAGCCGGAGGCGGTGATCGCGCTGCTGGGTATCGGGCACCTCCTCGACCGGCGGCCCGCGGGGCTCTCGGGCGGCGAAGGCCAGCGCGTGGCGATCGGCCGGGCCCTGCTGTCGCGGCCGCGCCTCCTCCTCATGGATGAGCCGCTCGCCGCCCTGGACGCGGAGCGCAAGGCCGAGATCCTGCCGCTGATCGAGCGCCTGCGCGACGGGGCCGGTATCCCCATCGTGTATGTGAGCCACGCGGTGCCGGAGGTGGCGCGCCTCGCCGACACCATCGTGGTGCTGGAGGCCGGGAGGGTCGCCGCCACCGGTCCGGCCGAGTCCATCCTGCGCCGGGGCGAACTCGGGACCTTCCACGCGGCGGAGGCCGGTGCACGCCTCGACATGGTGGTGCAGGGCGAGGTCGGCGCCGACCTGACGCGTCTCTCGGGTCGGGCCGGGCAACTCCTCGTGCCGCGTCTGGCGTTGCGGATCGGCACGGGCGTGCGCATCCACGTGCCCGCCCGCGACGTGCTGCTCTCGCTCGACGATCCCGTGGCGCTCAGCGCGCGCAACCGCCTCCGGGGACGGGTTCTGGCCCTGCGCGATCTGACCGAGGGCACGGTGCTGGTGGAAGTGGATTGCAATGGAGCGGTTCTATCGGCTCGCCTGACGCGGGCCTCCGCGCGGGAACTCGGACTCGCGCCGGGCCTGCCGGTCTTCGCCATCGTGAAGAGCGTCGCCTTCGATCCGCACGACGTCGGACGGGCCGGCCCGAGCGTCGAGATCTGA
- the modB gene encoding molybdate ABC transporter permease subunit produces MTSTIRDAFGLTPDEWTAIALSLRVAGVATLASLLPGLAVAWVLARRRFPGRALLDGLVHLPLILPPVVTGYLLLLAFGRRGTFGAWLAELGVVFAFRWTGAALACAVMGFPLMVRAMRLSLEAVDARIEQAAATLGAAPFAVFLTVTLPLALPGVLAGAVLAFAKAMGEFGATITFVSNIPGETQTLPSAIYTLTQVPGGEGGALRLTLVSVALSMAALLASEILARRLGRRLGQG; encoded by the coding sequence GTGACATCCACGATCCGCGACGCCTTCGGCCTGACCCCGGACGAGTGGACCGCCATCGCCCTCAGCCTGCGCGTGGCCGGGGTTGCGACGCTGGCGAGCCTCCTTCCGGGCCTTGCCGTGGCCTGGGTCCTGGCCCGCCGGCGCTTTCCGGGCCGTGCCCTCCTCGACGGGCTCGTCCACCTGCCGCTCATCCTGCCGCCCGTGGTGACGGGCTATCTCCTCCTCCTCGCCTTCGGGCGGCGCGGCACCTTCGGGGCGTGGCTCGCCGAACTCGGGGTCGTGTTCGCGTTCCGCTGGACCGGGGCGGCGCTCGCCTGCGCGGTGATGGGCTTTCCCCTGATGGTGCGGGCGATGCGCCTCTCCCTCGAGGCCGTCGACGCCCGCATCGAGCAGGCCGCCGCGACCCTGGGGGCCGCTCCCTTCGCGGTCTTCCTCACCGTGACCCTGCCGCTTGCCCTGCCGGGCGTGCTCGCCGGGGCGGTGCTCGCCTTCGCCAAGGCGATGGGCGAGTTCGGTGCCACCATCACCTTCGTGTCGAATATCCCCGGTGAGACCCAGACCCTGCCCTCGGCGATCTACACCCTGACCCAGGTGCCCGGCGGCGAGGGGGGCGCTCTGCGTCTCACACTGGTCTCGGTGGCGCTCTCGATGGCGGCGCTTCTCGCATCCGAGATTCTGGCCCGCCGGCTCGGGCGCCGGCTCGGGCAAGGCTAG
- the modA gene encoding molybdate ABC transporter substrate-binding protein has protein sequence MIETRRTWLGGMLALAIATGATPARAEPPVVVFAAASLKNALDDASAAWSRETGKSARISYAASSALAKQIEAGAPADLFLSADLAWMDYLAGKDGISAPTRTNLLRNALVLIAPKDSTLTVELKPGLDLAKTLGDGRIAMGHVEAVPAGKYGKAALENLGAWDGVKGRVAQAENVRAALLLVARGEAPLGIVYATDAVSDPSVRVVATFPAASHPPVIYPVALTKDSTNPDAAALLAYLRSPAARVFFERQGFTVIGAENRT, from the coding sequence ATGATCGAGACCAGACGGACGTGGCTCGGCGGGATGCTGGCTCTCGCGATCGCGACAGGTGCGACACCCGCGCGGGCGGAACCCCCCGTGGTGGTCTTCGCCGCCGCCAGCCTTAAAAATGCCCTGGACGATGCCAGCGCGGCCTGGAGCCGGGAGACGGGCAAGAGCGCCCGGATCTCCTACGCGGCCTCCAGTGCCCTCGCCAAGCAGATCGAGGCCGGCGCGCCGGCCGACCTGTTCCTCTCGGCGGATCTGGCCTGGATGGACTACCTCGCGGGCAAGGACGGCATCAGCGCGCCCACGCGGACGAACCTCCTGCGCAACGCCCTGGTGCTGATCGCACCGAAGGATTCCACCCTCACCGTCGAGCTGAAGCCGGGCCTCGACCTGGCGAAGACGCTCGGGGATGGGCGCATCGCCATGGGCCATGTCGAGGCGGTTCCGGCGGGCAAGTACGGCAAGGCGGCCCTGGAAAACCTCGGCGCCTGGGACGGCGTGAAGGGCCGGGTCGCCCAGGCCGAGAACGTGCGGGCCGCGCTCCTGCTCGTGGCGCGCGGCGAGGCGCCCCTCGGCATCGTCTACGCCACCGACGCGGTCTCGGACCCGAGCGTGCGGGTGGTCGCCACCTTCCCGGCCGCGAGCCATCCGCCGGTGATCTACCCGGTCGCGCTGACGAAGGATTCGACCAACCCGGATGCAGCGGCGCTGCTGGCCTATCTGCGCAGTCCGGCCGCGCGGGTGTTCTTCGAGCGCCAGGGCTTTACGGTGATCGGCGCCGAGAACCGGACCTGA
- a CDS encoding 50S ribosomal protein L11 methyltransferase — translation MLEGLPPHRPTHVLRLLTDEGSARAMTDLLGEMFDPTQTAVAAFEAEDGKTWRLEAYFADAPDEAMIRDLIRPVVGTQAEDATFETIDQQDWVRASLEGLKPVRAGRFLVHGSHDRETVRPNDLAIEIEAALAFGTGHHGTTLGCLRALADILKRGRPAHVLDVGTGTGILAFAAAKALHTPVVAGDLDPEAVTTAVGNARLNGLGPVLRLYQGPGVRHALADRPRRFDVVFANILARPLKGLAPSLTAVVADHGVLILSGLIERDVPGVLSTYRHRGFHLARHGLIEGWATLVLRRGGAAPRPARLRRP, via the coding sequence ATGCTCGAAGGCCTGCCTCCCCATCGCCCGACCCACGTGCTCCGCCTCCTCACCGACGAGGGCTCGGCGCGCGCGATGACCGACCTGCTGGGCGAGATGTTCGATCCGACCCAGACGGCCGTGGCCGCCTTCGAGGCGGAGGACGGAAAGACCTGGCGCCTGGAGGCCTACTTCGCCGACGCCCCCGACGAGGCGATGATCCGCGACCTGATCCGCCCCGTGGTCGGCACGCAGGCGGAGGACGCGACCTTCGAGACCATCGACCAGCAGGATTGGGTGCGGGCTTCCCTCGAAGGGCTGAAGCCCGTGCGGGCCGGGCGCTTCCTCGTGCATGGCAGCCACGACCGCGAGACCGTACGGCCCAACGACCTCGCCATCGAGATCGAGGCGGCCCTGGCCTTCGGCACCGGCCATCACGGCACGACCCTGGGCTGCCTGCGTGCGCTGGCCGACATCCTCAAGCGTGGGCGCCCCGCCCACGTGCTCGATGTCGGCACCGGAACCGGCATCCTGGCCTTCGCGGCGGCCAAAGCCCTGCACACGCCGGTGGTGGCAGGCGACCTCGACCCGGAGGCGGTGACCACGGCGGTGGGCAATGCCCGCCTCAACGGCCTCGGGCCGGTGCTGCGGCTCTACCAGGGGCCAGGCGTGCGGCATGCGCTCGCCGACCGGCCCCGCCGCTTCGACGTGGTCTTCGCCAACATCCTGGCTCGGCCGCTGAAGGGCCTCGCCCCCTCGCTGACGGCGGTGGTGGCCGACCACGGCGTGCTGATCCTGTCGGGCCTGATCGAGCGCGATGTGCCGGGCGTGCTCTCGACCTATCGCCATCGCGGCTTCCACCTCGCCCGCCATGGTTTGATCGAGGGCTGGGCGACGCTGGTGCTGAGGCGCGGCGGCGCGGCCCCGCGACCCGCTCGGTTGCGGCGCCCCTGA
- a CDS encoding aminopeptidase P family protein: MNRARFQTFDDPSHRQGAARIRALRDALRTVGLDGFVVPRADEHQSEYVPPQAERLAWLTGFTGSAGTAVILAQEAALVVDGRYTLQAPAQVDTAVITPVPLAETSVAAWVGAHLRAGEVLGYDPWLHTPDGVARLERAVAKAGATLRAVTENPVDAVWSDRPGPPAGAVVAHPLELAGEAAVDKLARVRTALAEAGDAALVISDPHNLAWTFNLRGGDVAHTPLALGYAIVPCEGRAALYLTSPKLSPDLRAALAPHADLHPRSAFEDGLAARAEGAARIRLDAATAAFALKLRVEAAGGVADLGPDPITALKAVKNAAEIAGTRAAHHRDGVAVTRFLAWLDAQGETLTEIAAVEALEDFRAAGGLLRDVSFPTISGSGPNGAIVHYRVTRETDRHIQPGELFLVDSGAQYADGTTDITRTVAIGAATDEQRDRFTRVLKGHIGIARAVFPKGTTGAQIDSLARLPLWEAGLDFDHGTGHGVGAFLSVHEGPQRIAKTGTVALEPGMILSNEPGYYKTGGYGIRLENLVLVEARAIPGGERPMLGFETLTLAPFDRRLIRADLLTPEETAWIDDYHARVRTALAADLDAVTRAWLEQATRPIAAPTEGASGA; this comes from the coding sequence ATGAACCGCGCCCGCTTCCAGACCTTCGACGATCCGAGCCACCGCCAGGGTGCCGCGCGCATCCGGGCCCTGCGGGATGCGCTGCGCACGGTCGGCCTCGACGGTTTCGTGGTGCCTCGGGCCGACGAGCACCAGTCCGAATACGTGCCGCCCCAGGCCGAGCGCCTCGCTTGGCTGACCGGCTTCACCGGCTCGGCCGGCACCGCCGTGATCCTGGCCCAGGAGGCCGCCCTCGTCGTCGACGGGCGCTACACGCTCCAGGCCCCCGCCCAGGTCGACACGGCCGTGATCACCCCGGTGCCCCTCGCCGAGACGAGCGTAGCGGCCTGGGTCGGCGCGCACCTGCGGGCCGGCGAGGTCCTGGGCTACGATCCCTGGCTGCACACGCCGGACGGGGTGGCGCGCCTGGAACGCGCCGTGGCCAAGGCCGGCGCGACGCTGCGGGCCGTAACGGAGAACCCGGTCGATGCGGTCTGGTCCGACCGGCCGGGCCCGCCCGCCGGGGCGGTGGTGGCGCATCCGCTGGAACTCGCGGGCGAAGCCGCCGTCGACAAGCTCGCGCGCGTCCGCACCGCCCTGGCCGAAGCGGGCGACGCCGCCCTGGTGATCTCGGACCCGCACAACCTCGCCTGGACCTTCAACCTGCGCGGCGGCGACGTGGCGCATACGCCCCTGGCGCTCGGCTACGCCATCGTGCCCTGCGAGGGGCGGGCCGCGCTCTATCTCACCTCGCCGAAGCTGAGCCCGGACCTGCGCGCGGCCCTGGCACCCCACGCCGACCTCCATCCCCGCTCCGCGTTCGAGGACGGCCTCGCTGCGCGGGCGGAGGGCGCCGCGCGCATCAGGCTCGACGCCGCCACGGCCGCCTTCGCCTTGAAGCTCCGCGTCGAGGCGGCCGGGGGCGTCGCCGATCTCGGGCCCGACCCGATCACCGCCCTGAAGGCGGTCAAGAATGCGGCCGAGATCGCCGGCACCCGCGCCGCCCACCATCGCGACGGCGTCGCGGTGACGCGCTTCCTCGCTTGGCTCGACGCGCAAGGAGAGACTCTGACCGAGATCGCCGCCGTGGAGGCCCTGGAAGATTTTCGCGCGGCCGGCGGCCTGCTCCGCGACGTCTCGTTCCCGACGATCTCCGGGAGCGGTCCCAACGGCGCCATCGTGCACTATCGGGTGACGCGGGAGACCGACCGGCACATTCAGCCGGGCGAACTCTTCCTCGTGGATTCCGGCGCGCAATATGCCGACGGCACCACCGACATCACCCGCACGGTGGCGATCGGGGCAGCCACGGACGAACAGCGCGACCGCTTCACCCGGGTGCTCAAAGGTCACATCGGGATCGCCCGCGCGGTCTTTCCGAAGGGCACGACGGGTGCGCAGATCGATTCGCTGGCCCGCCTCCCCCTCTGGGAAGCCGGCCTCGATTTCGACCACGGCACCGGCCACGGCGTCGGCGCCTTCCTCTCGGTGCACGAAGGGCCGCAGCGCATCGCCAAGACCGGGACGGTCGCCCTCGAACCCGGCATGATCCTCTCCAACGAGCCGGGCTACTACAAGACCGGCGGCTACGGCATCCGCCTGGAGAATCTCGTGCTGGTGGAGGCGCGGGCGATCCCCGGGGGCGAGCGGCCGATGCTCGGCTTCGAGACTCTGACGCTGGCCCCCTTCGACCGCCGCCTGATCCGTGCCGACCTGCTCACCCCGGAGGAGACGGCCTGGATCGACGACTATCATGCACGGGTCCGCACGGCGCTGGCAGCGGATCTCGATGCCGTCACGCGGGCGTGGCTGGAGCAGGCCACCCGGCCGATCGCCGCCCCTACCGAAGGTGCGAGCGGCGCCTGA